A single genomic interval of Colius striatus isolate bColStr4 chromosome 9, bColStr4.1.hap1, whole genome shotgun sequence harbors:
- the LOC133626044 gene encoding protocadherin beta-16-like — MPGSREDAGWLFCRGMACGSRSGRSKRQVLLFILGVCVCQSAAESLRYSLAEEMERDSFVGNIAKDLGVAPSQLAARKARVVSEGNEQLFRLNQNTGVLTVTESLDREQLCPQSDTCTLFFKIFFENPLQLVRGEVEVRDVNDNSPVFPEKDIVIEILEIASPGSRFPLVSARDKDVGSNGLQNYSLESNSHFSLALRRGKDGIEYAELVLDQQLDREEQPELNLVLTATDGGSPPRTGTALIRVVVLDVNDNVPVFGQEVYDVRLSENSPRDQLVVRVTASDSDEGSNGKVRYSFSQIAERSRQLFELNPDTGEIRVGGDLDFEEAKIHKMMVRATDGGGLYQHCKVQVEVLDANDNAPEIALTSLTASIPEDAPPRTVVALFSVRDRDSGDNGRTECTIDADLPFSLSPTFENYYELRTNAALDRERTAAYNISITATDWGAPRLSSSQTLFVRLSDVNDNPPRFTQDVYSMSVTENNSPMLRIGSVKATDADAGRNARVSYALVRQEGKEQPEVSVNSESGDVYVLRPLDYEAVRAFEVAVRAADGGSPPLSAQAVLRVVVRDDNDNAPVVLHPAAEPSAQAAAPLELVPRWAQAGYLVAKVVAVDADAGQNAWLSYELAKATEPALFRVGLHSGEVRTARAVAERDAPRQRLVVLVRDRGQPPRSASATLGIALVDGFSDAQLRAGDEAPAAQLDDPLTLYLVASLACVSALFLATAVAAGAVRLRRARRSAADSLPTFPQPAADSDAGSLPRSYIYDVCLAAGTVNSEFRFLRPLFPCLPAGLPAAPPEQRSSLCSQEPANLGEDGDWAAQGRAAFSENTALRSAAAACPTNRAMEPNGLSDQSPWLTH; from the exons ATGCCGGGCAGCAGGGAGGACGCTGGATGGCTTTTCTGCAGAGGGATGGCGTGCGGCAGCCGCAGCGGACGCAGCAAGAGGCAAGTGCTGTTGTTTATTCTGGGCGTTTGCGTGTGTCAGAGCGCGGCCGAAAGCCTCCGCTATTCTCTGGCGGAGGAAATGGAGAGGGACTCCTTTGTGGGCAATATTGCCAAGGACCTGGGCGTTGCTCCGAGCCAGCTCGCGGCTCGCAAAGCCCGCGTTGTGTCCGAGGGGAACGAGCAGCTTTTCCGCCTCAATCAGAACACCGGGGTGCTGACGGTGACCGAGTCGCTGGACCGAGAGCAGCTCTGTCCGCAGAGCGACACCTGCACCCTCTTCTTTAAGATATTCTTTGAAAATCCGCTGCAGCTGGTCAGAGGGGAGGTGGAGGTACGGGACGTGAACGACAACTCCCCCGTGTTCCCTGAGAAAGACATTGTTATAGAGATTCTAGAAATCGCATCTCCCGGGTCCCGATTCCCTCTGGTAAGTGCCCGTGACAAGGACGTGGGCAGCAATGGCTTGCAGAACTACAGCCTCGAATCGAACTCGCATTTCTCCCTCGctctcagaagaggaaaagacgGAATAGAATATGCAGAGCTCGTCCTAGATCAGCAGCTGGACAGGGAAGAGCAGCCGGAGCTGAATTTAGTCCTAACCGCAACAGACGGGGGCTCGCCACCGAGGACGGGCACAGCTCTGATCCGAGTCGTTGTTCTGGATGTCAATGACAACGTCCCTGTCTTCGGCCAGGAGGTGTACGATGTGCGCTTGTCCGAGAACAGTCCCCGAGATCAGCTGGTGGTCAGAGTCACTGCCTCGGATTCTGACGAAGGGAGTAACGGGAAAGTGCGATACTCCTTCAGCCAGATAGCAGAGAGGTCCCGACAGCTGTTCGAACTGAACCCTGACACTGGAGAGATTCGAGTCGGGGGTGACTTGGACTTCGAAGAAGCGAAAATCCACAAGATGATGGTTAGAGCGACAGACGGTGGGGGCCTCTATCAGCACTGTAAAGTACAGGTGGAGGTCCTGGACGCTAACGACAACGCCCCGGAGATCGCGCTCACCTCCCTCACCGCCTCCATTCCCGAGGACGCCCCGCCACGCACCGTCGTGGCTCTGTTCAGCGTGCGGGACCGCGACTCCGGCGACAACGGCAGGACGGAGTGCACCATCGACGCCGACTTGCccttcagcctcagccccaCTTTCGAGAACTACTACGAGCTGCGAACAAACGCGGCGCTGGACAGGGAGCGCACGGCAGCCTATAACATCAGCATCACAGCCACGGACTGGGGCGCGCCGCGGCTCAGCTCCTCGCAAACGCTCTTCGTGCGTCTCTCGGACGTGAACGACAACCCGCCCCGGTTCACCCAGGACGTCTACAGCATGTCGGTGACGGAGAACAACAGCCCCATGCTCCGCATCGGCAGCGTGAAGGCCACGGACGCGGACGCGGGAAGAAACGCGCGCGTAAGCTACGCGCTGGTGCGGCAGGAGGGCAAGGAGCAGCCCGAGGTGTCGGTGAACTCGGAGAGCGGCGACGTCTACGTGCTGCGTCCGCTGGACTACGAGGCGGTGCGCGCGTTCGAGGTGGCGGTGCGCGCTGCCGACGGCGGGTCGCCGCCGCTCAGCGCCCAGGCGGTGCTGCGCGTGGTGGTGCGGGACGACAACGACAACGCGCCCGTCGTGCTGCACCCGGCCGCCGAGCCCAGCGCGCAGGCGGCAGCTCCGTTGGAGCTGGTGCCGCGCTGGGCGCAGGCGGGCTACCTGGTGGCCAAGGTGGTGGCGGTGGACGCGGACGCGGGGCAGAACGCGTGGCTGTCGTACGAGCTGGCCAAGGCGACGGAGCCGGCGCTGTTCCGCGTGGGGCTGCACAGCGGCGAGGTGCGCACGGCGCGGGCCGTGGCCGAGCGCGACGCGCCCCGGCAGCGCCTCGTCGTGCTGGTGCGGGACCGCGGGCAGCCGCCGCGCTCCGCCAGCGCCACCCTCGGCATCGCGCTGGTCGACGGCTTCTCCGACGCCCAGCTGCGGGCGGGCGACGAGGCGCCGGCCGCGCAGCTCGACGACCCGCTGACGCTCTACCTCGTGGCCTCGCTGGCCTGCGTGTCCGCGCTCTTCCTGGCCACCGCCGTGGCCGCCGGGGCCGTGAGGCTGCGGCGGGCCCGGCGGAGCGCGGCCGACAGCTTGCCCACCTTCCCGCAGCCGGCCGCCGACAGCGACGCGGGCTCCCTGCCCCGCAGCTACATCTACGACGTCTGCCTCGCCGCCGGCACCGTCAACAGCGAGTTCCGCTTCCTCAGGCCCCTCTTCCCCTGCCTCCCCGCCGGCctgcccgccgcgccgccggaGCAGCGGAGCTCGCTGTGCTCGCAAGAGCCGGCCAACCTCGGCGAAGACGGCGACTGGGCTGCACAG ggcagagctgccttttCCGAGAACACCGCTCTCagatctgcagcagcagcttgccctACAAACCGGGCCATGGAACCCAATGGCCTTTCTGATCAAAGCCCTTGGCTCACCCATTAG
- the LOC133626052 gene encoding protocadherin beta-16-like, protein MPGSREDAGWLFCRGMACGSRSGRSKRQVLLFILGVCVCQSAAESLRYSLAEEMERDSFVGNIAKDLGVAPSQLAARKARVVSEGNEQLFRLNQKTGVLTVTESLDREQLCPQSDTCTLFFKIFFENPLQLVRGEVEVRDVNDNSPVFPEKDIVIEVPETTSPGSRFPLESAQDKDVGNNGLQNYSLESNSHFSLALRRGKDGIEYSELVLDQQLDREEQPELNFVLRATDGGSPPRTGTALIRVVVLDVNDNVPVFGQEVYDVRLSENSPRDQLVVRVTASDSDEGSNGKVRYSFSQIAERSRQLFELNPDTGEIRVGGDLDFEEAKTHKMMVRATDGGGLYQHCKVQVEVLDANDNAPEITLTSLTASIPEDAPPRTVVALFSVRDRDSGDNGRTECAIDADLPFSLSATFENYYELRTNAALDRERTAAYNISITATDWGAPRLSSSETLFVRLSDVNDNPPRFTQDVYSMLVTENNSPMLRIGSVKATDADAGRNARVSYALVRQEGKEQPEVSVNSESGDVYVLRPLDYEAVRAFEVAVRAADGGSPPLSAQAVLRVVVRDDNDNAPVVLHPAAEPSAQAAAPLELVPRWAQAGYLVAKVVAVDADAGQNAWLSYELAKATEPALFRVGLHSGEVRTARAVAERDAPRQRLVVLVRDRGQPPRSASATLGIALVDGFSDAQLRAGDEAPAAQLDDPLTLYLVASLACVSALFLATAVAAGAVRLRRARRSAADSLPTFPQPAADSDAGSLPRSYIYDVCLAAGTVNSEFRFLRPLFPCLPAGLPAAPPEQRSSLCSQEPATLGEDGDWAAQGRVLLSENTAPTPAAGACPANRTMEINGPSDQSPWFTHQ, encoded by the exons ATGCCGGGCAGCAGGGAGGACGCTGGATGGCTTTTCTGCAGAGGGATGGCGTGCGGCAGCCGCAGTGGACGCAGCAAGAGGCAAGTGCTGTTGTTTATCCTGGGCGTTTGCGTGTGTCAGAGCGCGGCCGAAAGCCTCCGCTATTCTCTGGCGGAGGAAATGGAGAGGGACTCCTTTGTGGGCAATATTGCCAAGGACCTGGGCGTTGCTCCGAGCCAGCTCGCGGCTCGCAAAGCCCGCGTTGTGTCCGAGGGGAACGAGCAGCTTTTCCGCCTCAATCAGAAGACCGGGGTGCTGACGGTGACCGAGTCGCTGGACCGAGAGCAGCTCTGTCCACAGAGCGACACCTGCACCCTCTTCTTTAAGATATTCTTTGAAAATCCGCTGCAGCTGGTCAGAGGGGAGGTGGAGGTGCGGGACGTGAACGACAACTCCCCCGTCTTCCCGGAGAAGGACATCGTTATAGAGGTTCCCGAAACGACATCTCCCGGATCCCGTTTCCCTCTGGAAAGTGCCCAGGACAAAGACGTGGGGAACAACGGCTTGCAGAACTACAGCCTCGAATCCAACTCACATTTCTCCCTCGctctcagaagaggaaaagacgGAATAGAATACTCAGAGCTCGTCCTAGATCAGCAGCTGGACCGGGAAGAGCAACCAGAGCTGAATTTTGTCCTCAGAGCCACAGACGGGGGCTCGCCACCGAGGACGGGCACAGCTCTGATCCGAGTCGTTGTTCTGGATGTCAATGACAACGTCCCTGTCTTCGGCCAGGAGGTGTACGATGTGCGCTTGTCCGAGAACAGTCCCCGAGATCAGCTGGTGGTCAGAGTCACTGCCTCGGATTCTGACGAAGGGAGTAACGGGAAAGTGCGATACTCCTTCAGCCAGATAGCAGAGAGGTCCCGACAGCTGTTCGAACTGAATCCTGACACTGGTGAGATTCGAGTCGGAGGCGACTTGGACTTCGAAGAAGCGAAAACCCACAAGATGATGGTTAGAGCGACAGACGGTGGGGGCCTCTATCAGCACTGTAAAGTACAGGTGGAGGTCCTGGACGCTAACGACAACGCCCCGGAGATCACTCTCACCTCCCTCACCGCCTCCATTCCCGAGGACGCCCCGCCACGCACCGTCGTGGCTCTGTTCAGCGTGCGGGACCGTGACTCCGGCGATAACGGCAGGACAGAATGCGCCATCGATGCCGACTTGCCCTTCAGCCTCAGCGCCACTTTCGAGAACTACTACGAGCTGCGAACAAACGCGGCGCTGGACAGGGAGCGCACGGCAGCCTATAACATCAGCATCACAGCCACGGACTGGGGCGCGCCGCGGCTCAGCTCCTCGGAAACGCTCTTCGTGCGGCTCTCGGACGTGAACGACAACCCGCCCCGGTTCACCCAGGACGTCTACAGCATGTTGGTGACGGAGAACAACAGCCCCATGCTCCGCATCGGCAGCGTGAAGGCCACGGACGCGGACGCGGGAAGAAACGCGCGCGTAAGCTACGCGCTGGTGCGGCAGGAGGGCAAGGAGCAGCCCGAGGTGTCGGTGAACTCGGAGAGCGGCGACGTCTACGTGCTGCGTCCGCTGGACTACGAGGCGGTGCGCGCGTTCGAGGTGGCGGTGCGCGCTGCCGACGGCGGGTCGCCGCCGCTCAGCGCCCAGGCGGTGCTGCGCGTGGTGGTGCGGGACGACAACGACAACGCGCCCGTCGTGCTGCACCCGGCCGCCGAGCCCAGCGCGCAGGCGGCGGCTCCGTTGGAGCTGGTGCCGCGCTGGGCGCAGGCGGGCTACCTGGTGGCCAAGGTGGTGGCGGTGGACGCGGACGCGGGGCAGAACGCGTGGCTGTCGTACGAGCTGGCCAAGGCGACGGAGCCGGCGCTGTTCCGCGTGGGGCTGCACAGCGGCGAGGTGCGCACGGCGCGGGCCGTGGCCGAGCGCGACGCGCCCCGGCAGCGCCTCGTCGTGCTGGTGCGGGACCGCGGGCAGCCGCCGCGCTCCGCCAGCGCCACCCTCGGCATCGCGCTGGTCGACGGCTTCTCCGACGCCCAGCTGCGGGCGGGCGACGAGGCGCCGGCCGCGCAGCTCGACGACCCGCTGACGCTCTACCTCGTGGCCTCGCTGGCCTGCGTGTCCGCGCTCTTCCTGGCCACCGCCGTGGCCGCCGGGGCCGTGAGGCTGCGGCGGGCCCGGCGGAGCGCGGCCGACAGCTTGCCCACCTTCCCGCAGCCGGCCGCCGACAGCGACGCGGGCTCCCTGCCCCGCAGCTACATCTACGACGTCTGCCTCGCCGCCGGCACCGTCAACAGCGAGTTCCGCTTCCTCAGGCCCCTCTTCCCCTGCCTCCCCGCCGGCctgcccgccgcgccgcccgagCAGCGGAGCTCGCTGTGCTCGCAAGAGCCGGCCACCCTCGGTGAAGACGGCGACTGGGCTGCACAG GGCAGAGTTCTCCTCTCCGAAAACACGGCTCCCACTCCCGCGGCAGGAGCTTGTCCTGCAAACCGCACCATGGAGATCAATGGGCCTTCTGATCAAAGCCCTTGGTTCACTCATCAGTAA
- the LOC133626058 gene encoding protocadherin beta-15-like — translation MPGSREDAGWLFCGGMACGNRSGRSKRQVLLFILGVCVCQSAAESLRYSLAEEMERDSFVGNIAKDLGVAPSQLAARKARVVSEGNEHLFRLNQNTGVLTVTESLDREQLCPQSDTCILFFTMFFENPLQLVRGEVEVQDVNDNSPVFPEKSIVIEIPETTSPGSRLPLENARDKDIGSNGLQNYSLGSNTHFTLSLETRKDGIKYPELVLEQQLDREEQPEMNLVLTATDGGSPPRSGMALIRVVVLDANDNAPVFGQEVYEVRLSENSSRDQLMIRVTAADPDEGSYGKIRYALTQIPDRSRELFELNPETGEIRVAGDLDFEEAKNHEIVVRATDGGGLYGHCKVQVEVLDANDNAPEIALTSLTASIPEDAPPRTVVALFSVRDRDSGDNSRTECAIDADLPFSLSPTFENYYELRTNAALDRERTAAYNISITATDWGAPRLSSSETLFVRLSDVNDNPPRFTQDVYSMSVTENNSPMLRIGSVKATDADAGRNARVSYALVRQEGKEQPEVSVNSESGDVYVLRPLDYEAVRAFEVAVRAADGGSPPLSAQAVLRVVVRDDNDNAPVVLHPAAEPSAQAAAPLELVPRWAQAGYLVAKVVAVDADAGQNAWLSYELAKATEPALFRVGLHSGEVRTARAVAERDAPRQRLVVLVRDRGQPPRSASATLGIALVDGFSDAQLRAGDEAPAAQLDDPLTLYLVASLACVSALFLATAVAAGAVRLRRARRSAADSLPTFPQPAADSDAGSLPRSYIYDVCLAAGTVNSEFRFLRPLFPCLPAGLPAAPPEQRSSLCSQEPANLGEDGDWAAQGRTPFSQDSVPRPEVTTCPANRAMEISVPSDQSPWLTHQ, via the exons ATGCCGGGCAGCAGGGAGGACGCTGGATGGCTTTTCTGCGGAGGGATGGCGTGCGGCAACCGCAGCGGACGCAGCAAGAGGCAAGTGCTGTTGTTTATTCTGGGCGTTTGCGTGTGTCAGAGCGCGGCCGAAAGCCTCCGCTATTCTCTGGCGGAGGAAATGGAGAGGGACTCCTTTGTGGGCAATATTGCCAAGGACCTGGGCGTTGCTCCGAGCCAGCTCGCGGCTCGCAAAGCCCGCGTTGTGTCCGAGGGGAACGAGCATCTTTTCCGCCTCAATCAGAACACCGGGGTGCTGACGGTGACCGAGTCGCTGGACCGAGAGCAGCTCTGTCCGCAGAGTGACACTTGCATCCTCTTCTTTACGATGTTCTTTGAAAATCCGCTGCAGCTGGTCAGAGGGGAGGTGGAGGTGCAAGACGTGAACGACAACTCCCCCGTGTTCCCGGAGAAGAGCATCGTTATAGAAATTCCAGAAACGACATCTCCCGGGTCCCGTTTACCTCTAGAAAACGCCCGAGATAAGGACATAGGCAGCAATGGCTTGCAGAACTACAGCCTGGGCTCCAATACACATTTCACCCTCTCTCTAGAAACAAGGAAAGACGGAATAAAATACCCAGAGCTCGTCTTAGAGCAGCAGCTGGACAGGGAAGAGCAGCCGGAGATGAATTTAGTCCTCACTGCCACTGATGGGGGCTCACCACCCAGGTCGGGCATGGCTCTGATCCGAGTCGTCGTGCTGGATGCCAATGACAACGCCCCGGTATTCGGCCAGGAGGTGTATGAGGTGCGTTTGTCCGAGAACAGTAGCCGGGACCAGCTTATGATAAGAGTTACGGCCGCAGATCCCGATGAAGGATCCTACGGGAAAATACGGTATGCCTTGACACAGATACCGGATAGGTCCCGAGAGCTCTTCGAGTTGAACCCTGAAACTGGGGAGATACGTGTTGCAGGTGACCTGGATTTCGAGGAAGCAAAAAACCACGAGATAGTGGTGAGAGCGACAGACGGCGGAGGTTTGTATGGACATTGCAAAGTGCAGGTGGAGGTCCTGGACGCTAACGACAACGCCCCGGAGATCGCGCTCACCTCCCTCACCGCCTCCATTCCCGAGGACGCCCCGCCACGCACCGTCGTGGCTCTGTTCAGCGTGCGGGACCGCGACTCCGGCGACAACAGCAGGACGGAGTGCGCCATCGACGCCGACTTGCccttcagcctcagccccaCTTTCGAGAACTACTACGAGCTGCGAACAAACGCGGCGCTGGACAGGGAGCGCACGGCAGCCTATAACATCAGCATCACAGCCACGGACTGGGGCGCGCCGCGGCTCAGCTCCTCGGAAACGCTCTTCGTGCGGCTCTCGGACGTGAACGACAACCCGCCCCGGTTCACCCAGGACGTCTACAGCATGTCGGTGACGGAGAACAACAGCCCCATGCTCCGCATCGGCAGCGTGAAGGCCACGGACGCGGACGCGGGAAGAAACGCACGCGTAAGCTACGCGCTGGTGCGACAGGAGGGCAAGGAGCAGCCCGAGGTGTCGGTGAACTCGGAGAGCGGCGACGTCTACGTGCTGCGTCCGCTGGACTACGAGGCGGTGCGCGCGTTCGAGGTGGCGGTGCGCGCTGCCGACGGCGGGTCGCCGCCGCTCAGCGCCCAGGCGGTGCTGCGCGTGGTGGTGCGGGACGACAACGACAACGCGCCCGTCGTGCTGCACCCGGCCGCCGAGCCCAGCGCGCAGGCGGCGGCTCCGTTGGAGCTGGTGCCGCGCTGGGCGCAGGCGGGCTACCTGGTGGCCAAGGTGGTGGCGGTGGACGCGGACGCGGGGCAGAACGCGTGGCTGTCGTACGAGCTGGCCAAGGCGACGGAGCCGGCGCTGTTCCGCGTGGGGCTGCACAGCGGCGAGGTGCGCACGGCGCGGGCCGTGGCCGAGCGCGACGCGCCCCGGCAGCGCCTCGTCGTGCTGGTGCGGGACCGCGGGCAGCCGCCGCGCTCCGCCAGCGCCACCCTCGGCATCGCGCTGGTCGACGGCTTCTCCGACGCCCAGCTGCGGGCGGGCGACGAGGCGCCGGCCGCGCAGCTCGACGACCCGCTGACGCTCTACCTCGTCGCCTCGCTGGCCTGCGTGTCCGCGCTCTTCCTGGCCACCGCCGTGGCCGCCGGGGCCGTGAGGCTGCGGCGGGCCCGGCGGAGCGCGGCCGACAGCTTGCCCACCTTCCCGCAGCCGGCCGCCGACAGCGACGCGGGCTCCCTGCCCCGCAGCTACATCTACGACGTCTGCCTCGCCGCCGGCACCGTCAACAGCGAGTTCCGCTTCCTCAGGCCCCTCTTCCCCTGCCTCCCCGCCGGCctgcccgccgcgccgcccgagCAGCGGAGCTCGCTGTGCTCGCAAGAGCCGGCCAACCTGGGCGAAGACGGCGACTGGGCTGCACAG GGCAGAACTCCCTTCTCTCAAGACTCGGTTCCCAGACCCGAGGTAACAACTTGCCCTGCAAACCGGGCCATGGAGATCAGTGTCCCTTCTGATCAAAGCCCTTGGCTCACTCATCAGTGA
- the LOC133626112 gene encoding protocadherin beta-15-like, with the protein MREGSSSPAPLASLWLRDRARVQDAKPKAAAVSRLRSNRIYSRLRRWVGVLATDRQYFQPETPLQAPADKKQPGQLPGKDGGARSRRSWRVCEPLSPGYLPSPSPLRLGRGTAMPGSREDAGWLFCRGMTCGNRSGRSKRQVLLFILGVCVCQSAAESLRYSLAEEMERDSFVGNIAKDLGVAPSQLAARKARVVSEGNEHLFRLNQNTGVLTVTESLDREQLCPQSDTCTLFFKIFFENPLQLVRGEVEVRDVNDNSPVFPEKNIVIEIPETTSPGSRFPLANARDKDVGSNGLQNYSLGSNSYFTLSLRTRKDGIKYPELVLERHLDREEQSELNLVLTATDGGSPPRSGKALVRVVVLDINDNVPVFGKDIYEVRLSENSARDQLVVRVTASDPDEASNGKVKYVFSEIPERSQELFELNPDTGEIRLVGDLDYEETKTHMMVVRAADGGGLYGHCNVQVEVLDANDNAPEIMLTSLTASIPEDAPPRTVVALFSVRDRDSGDNGRTECTIDADLPFSLSPTFENYYELRTNAALDRERTAAYNISITATDWGAPRLSSSETLFVRLSDVNDNPPRFTQDVYSMSVTENNSPMLRIGSVKATDADAGRNARVSYALVRQEGKEQPEVSVNSESGDVYVLRPLDYEAVRAFEVAVRAADGGSPPLSAQAVLRVVVRDDNDNAPVVLHPAAEPSAQAAAPLELVPRWAQAGYLVAKVVAVDADAGQNAWLSYELAKATEPALFRVGLHSGEVRTARAVAERDAPRQRLVVLVRDRGQPPRSASATLGIALVDGFSDAQLRAGDEAPAAQLDDPLTLYLVASLACVSALFLATAVAAGAVRLRRARRSAADSLPTFPQPAAGSDAGSLPRSYIYDVCLAAGTVNSEFRFLRPLFPCLPAGLPAAPPEQRSSLCSQEPANLGEDGDWAAQVRTA; encoded by the coding sequence ATGCGCGAGGGGAGCAGCTCCCCTGCGCCTTTGGCTTCGCTTTGGCTGCGAGACAGAGCGCGGGTTCAAGATGCAAAGCCAAAAGCAGCAGCCGTTTCCCGACTCAGAAGCAACAGGATCTATTCCCGCTTGCGACGCTGGGTGGGGGTGTTGGCCACGGATCGACAGTATTTTCAACCCGAAACGCCATTGCAGGCACCGGCAGACAAAAAGCAGCCGGGTCAGCTGCCGGGGAAGGACGGCGGTGCACGGAGCCGGCGGTCGTGGCGGGTTTGCGAGCCCCTGAGCCCGGGCTATCTCCCCTCACCAAGCCCGCTCCGCCTCGGGCGCGGCACGGCGATGCCGGGCAGCAGGGAGGACGCTGGATGGCTTTTCTGCAGAGGGATGACGTGCGGCAACCGCAGCGGACGCAGCAAGAGGCAAGTGCTGTTGTTTATTCTGGGCGTTTGCGTGTGTCAGAGCGCGGCCGAAAGCCTCCGCTATTCTCTGGCGGAGGAAATGGAGAGGGACTCCTTTGTGGGCAATATTGCCAAGGACCTGGGCGTTGCTCCGAGCCAGCTCGCGGCTCGCAAAGCCCGCGTTGTGTCCGAGGGGAACGAGCATCTTTTCCGCCTCAATCAGAACACCGGGGTGCTGACGGTGACCGAGTCGCTGGACCGAGAGCAGCTCTGTCCGCAGAGTGACACCTGCACCCTCTTCTTTAAGATATTCTTTGAAAATCCGCTGCAACTGGTCAGAGGGGAGGTGGAGGTGCGAGACGTGAACGACAACTCCCCCGTGTTCCCGGAGAAGAACATCGTTATAGAGATTCCCGAAACGACATCTCCCGGGTCCCGTTTCCCTTTGGCAAATGCCCGTGACAAGGACGTGGGCAGCAATGGCTTGCAGAACTACAGCCTCGGCTCCAACTCGTATTTCACCCTCTCTCTAAGAACAAGGAAAGATGGAATAAAATACCCAGAGCTCGTCCTCGAGCGTCACCTGGACAGGGAAGAGCAGTCGGAACTGAATTTAGTACTCACGGCAACCGACGGGGGCTCGCCACCGAGGTCGGGCAAGGCTCTAGTCAGGGTCGTTGTGCTCGATATCAATGACAACGTCCCGGTATTCGGCAAGGATATCTACGAAGTGCGTCTCTCCGAGAACAGCGCCCGGGACCAGCTGGTGGTCAGAGTCACGGCGTCGGATCCTGACGAAGCGTCCAACGGGAAAGTAAAGTATGTTTTTAGCGAGATACCAGAGCGGTCCCAGGAGCTCTTCGAGCTGAACCCGGACACCGGGGAAATTCGTCTCGTGGGCGACCTGGATTACGAGGAAACCAAAACCCACATGATGGTGGTGAGAGCTGCCGACGGCGGGGGTTTGTATGGGCATTGCAACGTGCAAGTGGAGGTCCTGGACGCAAACGACAACGCCCCGGAGATCATGCTCACCTCCCTCACCGCCTCCATTCCCGAGGACGCCCCGCCACGCACCGTCGTGGCTCTGTTCAGCGTACGGGACCGCGACTCCGGCGACAACGGCAGGACGGAGTGCACCATCGACGCCGACTTGCccttcagcctcagccccaCTTTCGAGAACTACTACGAGCTGCGAACAAACGCGGCGCTGGACAGGGAGCGCACGGCAGCCTATAACATCAGCATCACAGCCACGGACTGGGGCGCGCCGCGGCTCAGCTCCTCGGAAACGCTCTTCGTGCGGCTCTCGGACGTGAACGACAACCCGCCCCGGTTCACCCAGGACGTCTACAGCATGTCGGTGACGGAGAACAACAGCCCCATGCTCCGCATCGGCAGCGTGAAGGCCACGGACGCGGACGCGGGAAGAAACGCGCGCGTAAGCTACGCGCTGGTGCGGCAGGAGGGCAAGGAGCAGCCCGAGGTGTCGGTGAACTCGGAGAGCGGCGACGTCTACGTGCTGCGTCCGCTGGACTACGAGGCGGTGCGCGCGTTCGAGGTGGCGGTGCGCGCTGCCGACGGCGGGTCGCCGCCGCTCAGCGCCCAGGCGGTGCTGCGCGTGGTGGTGCGGGACGACAACGACAACGCGCCCGTCGTGCTGCACCCGGCCGCCGAGCCCAGCGCGCAGGCGGCAGCTCCGTTGGAGCTGGTGCCGCGCTGGGCGCAGGCGGGCTACCTGGTGGCCAAGGTGGTGGCGGTGGACGCGGACGCGGGGCAGAACGCGTGGCTGTCGTACGAGCTGGCCAAGGCGACGGAGCCGGCGCTGTTCCGCGTGGGGCTGCACAGCGGCGAGGTGCGCACGGCGCGGGCCGTGGCCGAGCGCGACGCGCCCCGGCAGCGCCTCGTCGTGCTGGTGCGGGACCGCGGGCAGCCGCCGCGCTCCGCCAGCGCCACCCTCGGCATCGCGCTGGTCGACGGCTTCTCCGACGCCCAGCTGCGGGCGGGCGACGAGGCGCCGGCCGCGCAGCTCGACGACCCGCTGACGCTCTACCTCGTCGCCTCGCTGGCCTGCGTGTCCGCGCTCTTCCTGGCCACCGCCGTGGCCGCCGGGGCCGTGAGGCTGCGGCGGGCCCGGCGGAGCGCGGCCGACAGCTTGCCCACCTTCCCGCAGCCGGCCGCCGGCAGCGACGCGGGCTCCCTGCCCCGCAGCTACATCTACGACGTCTGCCTCGCCGCCGGCACCGTCAACAGCGAGTTCCGCTTCCTCAGGCCCCTCTTCCCCTGCCTCCCCGCCGGCctgcccgccgcgccgcccgagCAGCGGAGCTCGCTGTGCTCGCAAGAGCCGGCCAACCTCGGCGAAGACGGCGACTGGGCTGCACAGGTGAGGACCGCGTGA